Proteins encoded within one genomic window of Hevea brasiliensis isolate MT/VB/25A 57/8 chromosome 8, ASM3005281v1, whole genome shotgun sequence:
- the LOC110645545 gene encoding laccase-12, with the protein MEANSCFFFGLLLLLASTMSLANAKVQHHEFLVQATKVKRLCKTHNTITVNGMFPGPTLEVNNGDTLVVKVTNKARYNLTIHWHGIRQMRTGWADGPEFVTQCPIRPGGTYTYRFTIDGQEGTLWWHAHSSWLRATVYGALIIYPREGTSYPFPKPKRETPILLGEWWDGNPIDVVRESTRTGAAPNISDAYTINGQPGDLYNCSSEDTVIVPIGSGETNLLRVINAALNQPLFFTIANHNFTVVGADASYLKPFTTSVIMLGPGQTTDVLISGDQLPARYYIAARAYQSAQNAPFDNTTTTAILEYNSAPCPAKCLTSKPIMPPLPAFNDTNTVTAFSNSLKSPRKVEVPTDIDEDLFFTVGLGLNRCPRNFRRRRCQGPNGTRFTASMNNVSFVFPSNFSLLQAYQQNIPGVFTTDFPAQPPVKFDYTGNVSRSLWQPVPGTKLYKLKYGSKVQIVLQDTSIVTPENHPIHLHGYDFYIIAEGFGNFNPKTDKAKFNLVDPPMRNTVAVPSNGWAVIRFVADNPGVWILHCHLDVHIAWGLAMAFLVENGVGKLQSLEPPPADLPLC; encoded by the exons atggAGGCTAATTCTTGCTTTTTCTTTGGCCTTTTGCTTCTCTTAGCTTCAACAATGTCACTAGCTAATGCAAAAGTTCAGCACCATGAGTTTCTA GTTCAAGCAACAAAAGTGAAGAGGCTTTGCAAAACTCATAATACCATCACAGTAAACGGGATGTTCCCTGGACCAACCTTGGAAGTGAACAATGGGGACACTTTAGTTGTCAAAGTTACCAACAAAGCAAGATACAATCTTACCATTCACTG GCATGGAATAAGGCAGATGAGGACAGGATGGGCAGATGGGCCAGAATTTGTGACACAGTGCCCAATTAGACCAGGAGGAACTTACACTTACAGGTTTACAATTGATGGACAAGAAGGAACATTGTGGTGGCATGCTCATAGCTCATGGCTTAGAGCCACTGTTTATGGTGCTCTAATTATATATCCAAGAGAAGGAACCTCATACCCTTTCCCTAAGCCCAAAAGAGAGACGCCCATTCTACTTG GGGAATGGTGGGATGGCAACCCCATTGATGTGGTGAGGGAGTCAACTAGAACAGGAGCAGCTCCAAACATTTCTGATGCTTATACCATTAATGGTCAACCTGGAGATCTTTACAACTGCTCCAGCGAAG ACACTGTCATTGTTCCAATTGGCTCCGGCGAAACAAACCTCCTCCGGGTCATCAACGCTGCGCTCAATCAACCACTATTCTTCACCATTGCCAACCATAATTTCACAGTTGTTGGTGCTGATGCCTCCTATCTCAAACCCTTCACCACTTCGGTCATCATGCTAGGACCTGGCCAAACCACCGATGTTTTGATCTCCGGTGACCAACTACCAGCTCGATACTACATCGCAGCACGTGCCTATCAAAGTGCCCAAAATGCTCCATTTGATAATACTACCACCACTGCCATTCTTGAATACAACTCTGCTCCTTGCCCTGCTAAGTGCCTTACAAGCAAACCAATTATGCCCCCGTTACCAGCCTTCAACGACACAAATACAGTCACTGCCTTCAGCAACAGCCTTAAAAGTCCTCGGAAAGTTGAGGTCCCAACTGATATTGATGAAGACCTCTTCTTCACAGTTGGCCTAGGACTCAACAGATGCCCCAGGAATTTTCGTCGTAGGCGGTGCCAAGGACCCAATGGCACTCGCTTCACAGCCAGCATGAACAATGTCTCTTTCGTGTTTCCTTCAAACTTCTCCTTACTACAAGCTTATCAGCAAAACATACCAGGAGTTTTCACCACTGACTTTCCAGCACAACCTCCGGTGAAATTTGATTACACTGGAAATGTGAGCCGGTCACTTTGGCAACCTGTTCCAGGCACTAAACTCTACAAATTGAAGTATGGATCAAAGGTCCAGATTGTGTTGCAGGATACAAGTATTGTAACACCTGAGAACCACCCAATTCACCTCCATGGATATGATTTCTATATCATTGCAGAAGGCTTCGGAAATTTCAATCCCAAAACTGATAAAGCTAAATTCAACCTTGTGGATCCACCAATGAGGAACACAGTTGCAGTACCTTCAAATGGATGGGCAGTCATTAGATTCGTGGCAGACAATCCAG GTGTGTGGATTCTGCATTGTCACTTGGATGTTCATATTGCATGGGGTTTGGCTATGGCTTTCTTGGTAGAAAATGGAGTTGGGAAGCTACAGTCTCTAGAGCCTCCTCCAGCTGATCTCCCTCTATGTTAA
- the LOC110645551 gene encoding cation/H(+) antiporter 15-like, whose protein sequence is MSRYSGLTTYVKHGELRNAHPVVCFSYQEEKRNHNIFSKDNNDNPLKFIFPVLMLQIILAFVLSRLIYLLFRPLRQSKFVCNVLAGIILGPSVLGRNKKFMETFYPAKEMQVLNTLVKFGVSYFVFLTAVKRDTASLLKIARNAWTIGISGYMIPVAISFFFNSTVEYHVTGCFGRGFPFPLVACPLTQSSFPVVANNLEEQDLITTELGQLAMSIAILSETITNVISNIFVVVIIFTRIGSYLAAFQIMFLISAVILFAIYIVRPTVLQIIKRTPEGKSVQEVFVVTVLLLALFMALIADILWGAFIPGAVLIGLAVPDGPPLGSTIVEKSELIVTEIFLPLFYIQIGYLTDMSSVKDMNSFLVFLLILMLLHLSKILGIMLISLFFDIRIKNGLLLGVVLSFKGVEDFSFYERWQQDKLLDKQCYATIVLFCLFLNSIVCPLVDILYKPHVRLTTTYHHTKALRLRTLQSTPKDVELRVLSCVYHEDNVHGLIALIKAFNPNKNRAVCAYVTHLVELVGRAAPLLIPYNKHRRRFIPKNSHHIMRAFNNFATDNNNSSGPITIQSFIAIAPYKSMHNIICNLAQDRHIPLIIVPFSGNQEVNRVQNSIRNFNTMLQEQASCTVGILIDRGLCLRMINLNRHFKVAVLFIGGADDREALALASRMSGSPKVGINVFKICCKQEEGKVCGVEKQLDEISLKEFKEKNVGNACVVCSEMVANNSLQMMDVVRSLRKKYNLVIVGKNLRRTQFEKEMMQWVEYQELGLVGDVLASSDFCDISVLVIKHSELDKSNNNFCPSCREKLR, encoded by the exons ATGTCGAGATATAGTGGTTTGACAACTTATGTCAAGCATGGAGAATTGAGAAATGCTCATCCTGTAGTTTGCTTCTCATATCAAGAGGAAAAGAGAAACCATAATATATTCTCTAAGGATAACAATGATAATCCTCTCAAGTTCATATTTCCAGTCCTCATGCTTCAAATCATCTTGGCTTTCGTTTTATCTCGGTTGATTTACTTGCTTTTCAGGCCTTTGAGACAATCAAAATTTGTATGCAATGTTTTG GCAGGGATTATATTAGGACCCTCTGTCTTGGGCCGCAACAAGAAATTTATGGAAACATTTTATCCAGCCAAAGAGATGCAAGTGCTTAATACATTGGTGAAGTTTGGTGTATCATACTTCGTTTTTCTTACTGCTGTGAAAAGGGACACAGCTTCATTGTTAAAGATAGCCAGAAATGCTTGGACCATCGGTATATCTGGTTATATGATTCCTGTAGCAATCTCTTTTTTCTTCAATTCTACTGTGGAATATCATGTCACTGGATGTTTTGGTCGTGGTTTCCCATTTCCCTTAGTTGCATGTCCTTTAACGCAGAGTTCTTTCCCTGTTGTTGCGAATAACTTGGAAGAACAAGACCTTATAACCACAGAGTTAGGCCAACTTGCAATGTCAATTGCCATCCTCTCAGAGACCATTACCAATGTCATTTCTAATATTTTTGTGGTCGTGATAATATTTACTAGAATCGGAAGTTATTTGGCTGCGTTTCAAATCATGTTTCTCATATCAGCAGTGATATTGTTTGCAATATATATTGTAAGGCCAACGGTACTTCAAATTATCAAGAGAACTCCAGAAGGGAAATCAGTGCAAGAGGTTTTTGTTGTAACAGTGCTATTATTGGCTTTATTCATGGCATTAATAGCTGATATTTTATGGGGAGCCTTTATTCCTGGTGCTGTGCTAATTGGTTTAGCAGTACCAGATGGACCTCCACTGGGTTCTACGATAGTTGAGAAATCAGAACTCATAGTCACTGAAATATTTTTGCCTTTGTTTTATATTCAAATTGGTTATCTAACAGATATGTCATCAGTAAAGGATATGAATTCTTTTCTTGTATTCTTGCTTATCCTCATGCTGTTGCATTTGTCAAAGATTTTGGGAATCATGttgatttcattattttttgataTAAGAATTAAAAATGGTCTATTGCTTGGAGTTGTTTTAAGCTTCAAAGGTGTAGAAGACTTTTCCTTTTATGAGAGATGGCAGCAAGACAAG CTTTTGGATAAGCAGTGTTATGCAACAATAGTTCTATTCTGCCTCTTCTTAAACAGTATTGTATGCCCTTTAGTAGATATTCTCTATAAGCCTCATGTTAGACTAACTACTACATATCATCATACTAAAGCACTGCGGTTGAGAACGCTCCAATCAACTCCTAAAGACGTTGAATTACGTGTTCTTTCATGTGTTTACCATGAAGATAACGTCCATGGCCTTATTGCCTTAATCAAAGCTTTCAATCCGAATAAAAACAGAGCAGTATGTGCATATGTCACCCACCTTGTTGAGCTTGTTGGTCGAGCAGCTCCATTACTGATCCCTTACAACAAGCACCGAAGAAGATTCATACCCAAAAACTCACATCACATCATGCGAGCTTTCAACAACTTTGCAACAGATAATAATAATTCATCTGGTCCTATCACAATACAATCATTCATCGCAATTGCTCCCTACAAAAGCATGCACAACATCATTTGCAACCTTGCACAAGATAGACACATTCCTTTGATCATTGTTCCATTCAGTGGAAACCAAGAAGTTAACCGTGTACAAAACAGCATAAGGAATTTTAATACTATGCTGCAAGAACAAGCGTCTTGCACTGTTGGGATATTAATAGATAGGGGATTATGTCTTCGGATGATCAACTTGAATCGCCACTTTAAGGTAGCGGTGCTCTTCATAGGTGGTGCTGATGATCGTGAAGCCCTGGCACTAGCAAGCAGAATGTCAGGGAGTCCTAAAGTGGGAATCAACGTATTCAAAATTTGCTGCAAACAAGAAGAGGGAAAAGTATGTGGGGTGGAGAAGCAATTGGATGAGATATCGTTGAAGGAATTTAAGGAGAAAAATGTGGGAAATGCTTGTGTTGTTTGCTCTGAGATGGTAGCCAACAATAGCTTACAAATGATGGACGTGGTTCGATCTTTGAGGAAAAAGTATAATCTTGTTATAGTAGGCAAGAATCTAAGAAGAACGCAATTTGAGAAAGAGATGATGCAGTGGGTTGAGTATCAAGAGCTAGGCTTGGTAGGTGATGTGCTTGCTTCATCAGACTTTTGTGATATTTCAGTGTTAGTGATAAAACATAGTGAGTTGGATAAAAGCAATAATAATTTTTGCCCTTCTTGCAGAGAAAAACTGAGATAA